The DNA region GATGGGTGGTAGGCCGCTACGGCGGCGGCAGCTGCAGCATGGTGGTGGTGGCCCCCATAGATCTCACTGACCAGGCGCTTCATCTCCTCCAAGGAGTTGGTGAGCATGAGGATGTAGTTGCGCGCAAGAAGCAGGGTGGCAATCTTGGAGAGTTTCCGCACCGAAGGTCCATGGGCGTAAGGCATCACCTCCCTCAGCCCGTCCATGGCGATGTTCAGATCGTGCATCCTCTTGCGCTCCCGACTGTTGATCTTCAGCCTCAGCTGCTGTAACTCACCCTCACTCATCTGCTTCTTGTCCTTCTTGGccgcagcagccgccgccgccgccgcagccGCCTTGAAGGCTCCGAGTTTATCTCCAGCGGCCGCGGCTAAGGCCATTGCATTGCGCAGCTCCGCGCTCAGCTCCGCGGGGGAGTCACTCATGGTAGAAGAAGACACAGCTGCCGAGAAGCCGCCTCCTTTCCGGGAATGCAAGAATATATCGTCCACCTCCGGGGAGGAGGCTCGGCTGGAGCCCAGGCTGGCGTCGGAGTCCATCAGGATGGTAGAAGCGATCTGTGGGGAAGATGCGGTACCATTAGATGAGGGAAACAATATACAAGCTCTAGAAAAAAGCCTGTCTCCGATTAAATGTCCGTTTTATTTTTTCCTCT from Ranitomeya variabilis isolate aRanVar5 chromosome 3, aRanVar5.hap1, whole genome shotgun sequence includes:
- the OLIG2 gene encoding oligodendrocyte transcription factor 2 codes for the protein MDSDASLGSSRASSPEVDDIFLHSRKGGGFSAAVSSSTMSDSPAELSAELRNAMALAAAAGDKLGAFKAAAAAAAAAAAKKDKKQMSEGELQQLRLKINSRERKRMHDLNIAMDGLREVMPYAHGPSVRKLSKIATLLLARNYILMLTNSLEEMKRLVSEIYGGHHHHAAAAAAVAAYHPSACGAMSHGPPLSGHPVGHPMHHPLLPSTAATLATTGITAVRAAPPPPPPPPPIPQAPHPASHGLLKSPSPGSAPLGGAFPHWSGMPCPCSMCQVPSAAHHHVSRLSADSK